tgtgacaatggagagggtctatgtgagagtgagagggtgaGTGAGAGAGGCGTGAGAGTGGAGAGGTGTTAAAGACTTGGTTTAATATTGAAAAGGCTCAATATGAAATTAAGTCTTAGAGACTTAGTTTCCAGAAGGCTTCCACGTGGATCAACCATGTCACATACAAATCAATTCTTAAAGGGTTGAGATATAACTCGAGTCTCTAACACTCGAGTTTCAAGTGAATGTCACGTGGAAAAACGCCAACTTAGAACGTAGAAACCGAGTATATGAGGTTCAATTTATAAGCCCTAAATCGAGTTttttaaactcgagatgttagttaaaaatatagttttgtaacaatgcctactaactatatagttgGGCAATTTGGGTTAATTGCCAATTTTGACATTCATAATATAGCTTGACATGCTTTATGTATTTCagattttgttgtttgaatGGAGAATGTTCCACCAACTTTTATTTCTGTAGTCCAAGCTGAAATGAATTATGTTttccttaagaaaaaaaaattgtggtttaCACATTCTTCTTGTCGTTTTACTTCTGtcttttcaatttcttcttGGCAGTGctgtctttcttcttttctcaatCACTTTGATAGGTCCCTTAATAACGGAtccggatcctctccatttctattTGAAATGGAGAGCATCCATTTTATGAACAGGATTTGTTTGAAATAAATCTAAGGTCTGAAGCATGCCACGTCAATTAAAATCTAACTGACTTAACTCAGCAAGTTCAACCGGGTTAGCTGTAAAGGTTATTGccattaatataattttttttaaactatttctctctgtctctcttcctcttcctctctttctccctcttcctTAAGGCAACcaacaacgacaacaacaaTAACTCCACCACCATGCCGCCACCACGCCACCACACaacaacccattaaaaaaactaCCAAACAGAGCCACCGCCACTACCACGCCACCACCACCATACCGCAAACCCACGTCAGTCACCATCACCATCAATCACCCATCCCCACCACCACGGCAACCCTTCACCACCACCATGAACTTGACCCACAACACAACAGCAAACACAGTGAAACCCACCCGCCACAACCAACACGACAACCCCCACCTCAACCACCATCAATCACCTAGCATTACGGCAACCCCCTaaccacacccacacccacacccacacctacactcatcaaacccacaaccaaatTCGATTATATAAAATCACACCACACTGATCTCACCGCTGCAACAACCACGCTGCCCACCCCACCACCACGGCAACACATCCACCACCCACTAAACCACCACGGCAacaacccaaccaccaccactaaaACCCACCTCACTTCGATACCCAGCCAAAATTGAAACCCATTTAAAAAACTGATATTCACCCAAAGCTGAAACCCAGCCGATCTGATAGGGTTGTCTCCATGctgatttgagagagagaggaaggaagTGCTTCAGGTTTGAAGAGAAGAGAGCATAATGATTtgaagagaaggaagagagagaaagataaatgaaataatgaggagacagagagaagaaaaattagaaaataaaaattattttattatgactTTAAATGTCCAGAATCCAGTTGCTAGGAACAATATTATACTTCtttgatcattcagttgctttGTTCTATGTTTAGCATCGAGATCCAAAGAGAcgaggttttttattttttaaagtaaagtGGTAACAAGTTGCAACGCAGTATTAACCTTTACAGCTAACCTCGGTTGAACTTGCTAATGTGGGTTTGCGGTATGGTGGCGGTGGCGTGGTAGTGGCGGTGGCATGGTTCTGGCATGGTGGTAGCAGTGTATTGTAGTGTCTATTTGGTAGTCTTTTTGTTGTGTGGTGGCGTGATTCTGGGGTGGTGGTGGCATGGTGGTGGAGTTGTTGTGGTTGTTGGTTGCTTTAAGGaggagggagaaagagaggtagaggaagagaggcagagagaaataatttttttttttttaagaatatttatattaaatggCACTAACCTTTACCGTTAACCCCGGTTGAACTTGCTAAGTTAAATCAGTTGAATTTTTATTGATGTGACATGCTTCAGACCTTagatttatttcaaataaatccTGTCCATAAAATGGACCCTCTCCATTTCAaatagaaatggagaggatccggaTCCCTTAATAACGTAGGAAAATCGAAAGGTGAGGTGGGTCAATATATCAGGGCCAGCACATGCAAATGATAGATTGGAGAGTCagcaatcacaaaaataaaagttttgtttttttttgagaaggacaACACTTTGCGAGTAAAAGAACAACAATGGGCATGGACTTTATGATAGAccatgaaattcaattttaaaaacccCACGTGTCTACATCCCATTGGTTTAGACGTACGACATATGACGTTTCCCATTGGGTCTAGACGTAAAACATATGACGTTTTAAGTCTTTAAGGTCTGCTTAATTTGCCATAACGTATGTACTCTGTGTTCACTAACTCTCGTGGCCTCTTCATACTTGAACTTGATTTCTCAATCAAGCAGTTCTAGCCCCTTTGGTTGAGTTTGAAAAACCAATTCAAAACAACAGGGCCATCGCGGAAGAAAAGGTTTGTCAATTTTGTAATTGTTATATTAAATGAACAAATTCACAATTTGttattaatttaaacttttgaaaatattattaatctAATATAGTACTATTAAAGTAAGAAACTCTGAATTTAATTCTATGGCGATAATAGGAAATTAGCCATAACTTTCCAactatataattagtagttacggtttacaaactatattttttactaacatctcgagtctaaaagactcgattttttgcctataaatcgagtttttgagggtcgatttttatggtctgatctatctgatgtggcattttttccacgtagcgtccacctgaaaatcgagtctctaagactcgatttataatgTTTCAAAATCCCCCTCGTTAGAATCTTATTAGAatcagagaagaaagaaaaaaacacaccCACAGCAcagccaccaccatcaccacctaAAATCCAACAATGCCAAACCCAAACAgaccgggaaaaaaaaaaaaaaaacacccacaacACAGCagccactaccaccaccacctaaAATCCAACAATACCAAACCTAAATAGACTGGATCCGCCACCagagaagaaagatagagagggaaaaaaaaaaaaaaaaaactcacccaCGATCACCGATGGCCACCCACTCTGATCGCGATCTTCGACGACAATTTGAACCCGACCCATGACTAGCCACGAGCATCGACGGCCACCCACGCCCCACGCCGACTTGCAACCCACCCTCCCATGGTCCCCACGCCGACTTGAAACCCACCCTCCCACACACAATCCACGGcgatctgggtttttttttcccctctttttctgcgatctgggttttttttttttttttttttggtctttcttcTCTGATGAGATGAGAAGTTCTCTGATGACTTAACTTTTTTAttggcttataaatcgagtcttagagacttgatttCCAGGTAGatgccacgtggaaaaaatacCACATCAGATGTGAGCAGACTATGAAAATCGaccctcaaagactcgatttttgaGCGCCAAATTGAGTTTcttaaactcgagatgctagtaaaaaatatagtttgtaaacaaTAAGTACTAATTATATAGTTAGAAAGTTATGGGTAATTTCCTATTTTCGCCTAATTCTATGCTTTCTTCTTACATCCTATTTAAAATTGTCGGTCTTGGACTGGGCTCTCACTCAAttgtattaaattaaataaaaaaaaattcgcacttgattcacacacaatcattaatttttcatgTCAGAACTTAATACTGTTTTTTCTGATTCTTCTGTGGACAAAATTGTTCTTTGCTCATAATTGTTCTCTgcctttttctattcttttttgcTTAAATGTGGATAACATACTTACAATTTCTCTTCTATTATAGAAAACAACATTTACGTGGATCAAGGTCGACCTTCAATGCCCTCGCTGCCGcaagaagatcaagaaattGCTTTGCAAAATCCCTCGTGAGTCTCTCTTTCTTAAGTTCAATTTTAGTGTATATATGAATGTGCaagtttgtgtttttatgtggctaaataaaaaataaataaaaaataaaaaaactgagtTATTACGTGTAGGTGATTTTTGTGAACAAAAGAAGTGCAAGACCAACAATACAAGGAGAAGGAAAACTTGGTGGTAATAAAAGTGGTATGTTGCAGTCCTGAAAAGATAAAGCAAAAGATAATTTGCAAGGGTGGTGATATTATTAAGAGCATTGAGATCAAAGAGACTGAGATGAAGACCAAGCCACCTGATGAGAAGGAGAAGCCACCAAAAGAAGATACTGAGCCGGTTTCAAAGCCTGCTGTTGAACCGGTTTGTGTGCCTGTACGGCCGGTTGGGTTTGGGATGTGTTGTACGGAATGCTATGAGGGTCATGATGGGGGGCCATGCCATTATGGTCATGGTAGGCCACCCCTATGTTATGATGGCTACTATGGAAGGCCCATTTATGATAGTTATGGTGGAGGATGGTATAGAAGGAGTTGTTATGCTTTTGTGAGTCGATGTGATTGTGATTCCTTCGGTGAAGAACCTTCCTCCGGATGCAGCAGCATGTGATTGGGAATTTGCATGCATGCatgatgatgataatggtgATCATATTCTAGTTGCCTACTTGcaagtaaaaatatatgttcTAGACTCTAGTTGCCTATGGCTATCTATGTCACATGGTCCGACTgggtttgaattttcttttgttggtttGTAGGATGTATACAGGGGCCGGAGctagaaaatttttgtttagggCCAAGTTGcagcaaaaatatatttatcaagacaacttcagacacacatatatgtatacacattttttttatttgataagttatatatatatatacacacacacactcaacaaaaaaaaaggtatagtATTTTCAAGCTTAGTTTGGATACAGCGTTTTCTACGTCCGCATCTAAGTTTTCTgcgttttctgttttttttttttttcttcttctgctgctgcacgggtcaggggggacaaaggctactgttcatgttactgtgcatgaacagtagccgcattttgctgacttttcagcacatttgtgggtcccgtttattgttcacgggacccacaaacttcactttacagaatttttttgattaaaaatgggtcccacggtactattcacacatttaaaaattattttgctacagtgttttcagttttcaacaataagctctatccaaacgaaccctcaatcaaaattatatttgatggcgatttttataaaataaaattcatttttatcatttttattgtgaaatttttaaaaattttcattttcaatacaaattatcaaattttatactaaagtaagtaaaacaaatctttcaattgaaataatgaaattttaaaaaactgatTCAAAACTTGGAGGAATAAGTTAAGCTCCGAACATATTTGAAGTTATTTTGCTCTAACCAATTATATGGTAATTAAAGAGacatttcatgtgtagttttaatgataaatttttttaaaatgagttAGTTGCTTGTTAATCGCCACATAACGAGTAAAAAAAGATAGATTCAAATGTTTAACAAATATAAGagcatattttattataaaaaataaaaaaattgtggaaaataaaattatatctctAAATTAttagaccaattttttttttttaagagcatcatttgattaattcaaatatttgggaggggaactcttatttttgtagactaaattttgaaaacattaaaataattatatatatataaatatttcaaaattctatgggggccatggccccgctcccccccccccccccctattaCATAGCTCCACCCCTAGATATATATGATATGGGTTTGGTTAATGAGTGTGCAAGGTTGGGGACAAATGGCTGTTCATTTTAGTGTTACATTACTTAGTTTAGGTTGATTATGAGTTAGGTTTTCCAGTGGGTTTGGCTTGACTTTAAGTTGGATTTTTAGTtgattttgggtcaattttgtAGTGAATTATCATTTGTTGAAATGGGTtgcagtggtggtggttgggtggtTCTTGGTTGGTAGTTGAGTGTTTCTCCTCctcttcttttattcttttgctagattGTTGTGTCCGTTGGAATGTTGTGTTTCTTTTGCAGGGTTGTTGTGTCCATTGAGTAAAGAGAGAATATGAAcggtgagagagaaaaaaaattgttatacaCGATTACTGTagtaaatgtgtaaatatacacatttttacacTCATTAATgtgggtagtttttttttaaaatttgtataaattttgtCACTTTTTATATTATACCCGTTTTTACTTCCATTATTGTTGATGCTCTTAATAATATAGGAAAGTTGGAGGAATGTGAGGTAAGCCAACCAGGGCAGCACAT
The sequence above is drawn from the Castanea sativa cultivar Marrone di Chiusa Pesio chromosome 5, ASM4071231v1 genome and encodes:
- the LOC142635602 gene encoding uncharacterized protein LOC142635602, giving the protein MTFPIGSRLLAPLVEFEKPIQNNRAIAEEKKTTFTWIKVDLQCPRCRKKIKKLLCKIPQVQDQQYKEKENLVVIKVVCCSPEKIKQKIICKGGDIIKSIEIKETEMKTKPPDEKEKPPKEDTEPVSKPAVEPVCVPVRPVGFGMCCTECYEGHDGGPCHYGHGRPPLCYDGYYGRPIYDSYGGGWYRRSCYAFVSRCDCDSFGEEPSSGCSSM